The Streptomyces sp. DG1A-41 genomic sequence CACGCCCAGATCGAGGCCGACCGCAAGGCCGCGTCGTCCGCGCTGCGTCAGGACGTCGGCAAGCTCGCCACCGACCTGGCCGGCAAGCTCGTCGGCGAGTCCCTCGAGGACCACGCCCGCCAAAGCCGCGTGATCGACCGGTTCCTCGACGACCTCGAGGAGAAGGCCGAGGCCGGCCGATGAACGGAGCGAGCCGCGAGGCCCTGGCAGCCGCACGTGAGCGTCTCGACGCGCTGACGGACTCCACGTCCGTGGACGCCGGCTCGCTCGCCGACGAGCTGGCCGCCGTCACCGCGCTGCTCGACCGCGAGGTGTCGCTGCGTCGGGTCCTCACCGACCCGGCGCAGGCCGGTGAGGCCAAGGCCGAACTGGCCCAGCGCCTGCTCGGAACCCAGGTCAGCGGCCCGGCCGCCGACCTGGTCGCCGGAATGGTGCGCTCCCGCTGGTCGCAGTCGCGCGACCTGGTGGACGCGCTGGAGACGCTGGCCGACACCGCCGACCTCACCGCGGCGCAGAAGGCGGGCAAGCTCGACGACGTCGAGGACGAGCTGTTCCGCTTCGGGCGGATCGTCTCCGGCAGCACCGAGCTGCGCGCCGCGCTGACCGACCGCAAGGCCACCGCCTCGGCCAAGAGCCGGCTGCTGCGCGGCCTGCTCGGCGGCCGGGCACAGGCGGCCACCGAGCGTCTGGTGACGCGCCTTGTGACCGCGCCGCGGGGACGTAGCCTGGAGTCGGGACTGGAGTCCCTGTCCAAGCTCGCCGCCGAGCGCCGGGACCGCATGGTCGCCACCGTCACCTCGGCGGTACCGCTGAGCGACGCGCAGAAGCAGCGCCTGGGCGCCGCCCTCGCGAAGCTCTACGGCCGCAAGATGCACCTCAACCTGGACGTGGACCCCGAGGTCCTCGGCGGGATCCGGGTGCAGGTCGGCGACGAGGTCATCAACGGCTCCCTCGCGGACCGCATCGAGGACGCCAGCCGCCGGCTCACGAGCTGAGCAGCAACTCAATAGGCAGTACGTACTTACGACGGCCCTGGTTGGGCCGTGCAGAAGAATCCTGGGGGTCGCCCCCAGACCCCCTAAGAAACTTCGGGCCCAACAAGGAGAGCAGGGAACCCAGATGGCGGAGCTCACGATCCGGCCGGAGGAGATCCGGGACGCGCTGGAGAACTTCGTCCAGGCGTACAAGCCGGACGCGGCCTCGCGCGAGGAGGTCGGTACGGTCACCTTTGCCGGCGACGGCATCGCGAAGGTCGAGGGCCTGCCCTCGACCATGGCCAACGAGCTGCTGAAGTTCGAGGACGGCACCCTCGGCCTCGCCCTCAACCTCGAGGAGCGCGAGATCGGTGCCATCGTCCTCGGTGAGTTCAGCGGCATCGAGGAGGGGCAGCCGGTCAGCCGTACCGGCGAGGTCCTGTCCGTCGCGGTCGGCGAGGGTTACCTCGGCCGCGTGGTGGACCCCCTCGGCACCCCGATCGACGGCCTCGGCGAGATCGAGACGGACAGCCGTCGCGCCCTGGAGCTTCAGGCTCCGGGCGTCATGGTCCGCAAGTCGGTGCACGAGCCGATGGAGACGGGCTACAAGGCCGTCGACACCATGACCCCGATCGGCCGTGGCCAGCGTCAGCTGATCATCGGTGACCGCCAGACCGGCAAGACCGCCCTGGCCGTCGACACGATCATCAACCAGCGCGACAACTGGCGCTCGGGCGACCCGAACAAGCAGGTCCGCTGCATCTACGTCGCCATCGGCCAGAAGGGCTCCACCATCGCCGGCGTGCGCGGCGCTCTGGAGGAGGCCGGCGCGCTGGAGTACACGACCATCGTCGCCGCCCCGGCGTCCGACCCGGCCGGCTTCAAGTACCTGGCGCCGTACACCGGTTCGGCCATCGGCCAGCACTGGATGTACCAGGGCAAGCACGTCCTGATCATCTTCGACGACCTGTCGAAGCAGGCCGACGCCTACCGCGCCGTGTCGCTGCTGCTGCGCCGCCCGCCGGGCCGTGAGGCCTACCCGGGTGACGTCTTCTACCTGCACTCCCGCCTGCTGGAGCGCTGCGCCAAGCTCTCCGACGAGATGGGGGCCGGCTCGATGACCGGTCTGCCGATCGTCGAGACGAAGGCCAACGACGTCTCGGCGTTCATCCCGACCAACGTCATCTCCATCACCGACGGCCAGTGCTTCCTGGAGTCGGACCTGTTCAACGCCGGTCAGCGTCCCGCGCTGAACGTCGGTATCTCGGTCTCCCGAGTCGGTGGCTCCGCCCAGCACAAGGCGATCCGCCAGGTCTCCGGCCGTCTGCGTGTGGACCTCGCCCAGTTCCGTGAGCTGGAGGCGTTCGCCGCCTTCGGTTCCGACCTGGACGCCGCGTCCAAGGCGCAGCTGGAGCGTGGTCAGCGCATGGTCGAGCTGCTGAAGCAGCCGCAGTACCAGCCGATGGCCACCGAGGACCAGGTCGTCTCCATCTGGGCCGGCACCACCGGCAAGATGGACGAGGTTCCGGTCGCCGACATCCGCCGCTTCGAGAAGGAGCTGCTGGAGTACCTGCACCGCAAGGAGCAGGGCCTGCTGACCTCCATCCGCGAGGGCGGGAAGATGTCGGACGACACCCTCCAGGCCATGGCCGACGCCATCGCGGAGTTCAAGAAGCAGTTCGAGACCTCCGACGGCAAGCTGCTCGGCGAGGACGCCCCGGCTGCCGGCAAGTGACGTAAGGAAGGGACCTGACTCATGGGAGCCCAGCTCCGGGTCTACAAGCGTCGCATCCGATCCGTCACCGCGACCAAGAAGATCACGAAGGCGATGGAGATGATCGCCGCCTCGCGCGTCGTCAAGGCGCAGCGCAAGGTGGCGGCGTCCACGCCGTACGCGACCGAGCTCACCCGGGCGGTCGCGGCGGTCGCCACCGGATCGAACACCAAGCACCCGCTGACGACTGAGCCGGAGAACTCGACCCGCGCCGCGGTCCTGCTCCTCACGAGCGACCGCGGTCTGGCCGGCGCCTTCAACTCCAACGCCATCAAGGCCGCGGAGAGGCTCACGGCGAAGCTCGAAGGTGAGGGCAAGGAGGTCGTCAGCTACATCGTCGGCCGCCGTGGTCTCGCCCACTACAACTTCCGCGAGCGCAAGGTCGCGGAGTCGTTCACGGGCTTCACCGACGCCCCGTCGTACGCGGACGCCAAGAAGGTCGCGGCCCCGCTGATCGAGGCCATCGAGACGGAGACGGCCGAGGGCGGCGTGGACGAGCTCCACATCGTCTACACCGAATTCGTGTCGATGATGACGCAGACGGCCATCGAGGCCCGGCTGCTGCCGCTCAGCCTCGACGAGGTCGCGCAGGAGGCCAAGCCCAAGGGCGAGATCCTCCCGCTGTTCGACTTCGAGCCCTCGGCGGAGGACGTCCTGGACGCCCTGCTGCCGCGCTACGTGGAGAGCCGGATCTACAACGCGCTGCTCCAGTCGGCCGCCTCCAAGCACGCCGCCACGCGGCGTGCGATGAAGTCGGCCACCGACAACGCCGGAGAGCTCATCGAGACGCTCACCCGGCTTGCCAACCAGGCCCGCCAGGCCGAAATCACCCAGGAAATCAGCGAGATCGTCGGTGGCGCCAGTGCCCTGGCCGACGCGACCGCGGGGAGTGACCGATAAATGACCACCACTGTTGAGACCGCGACGGCTACGGGCCGCGTCGCCCGGGTCATCGGCCCGGTCGTCGACGTGGAGTTCCCCGTCGACGCGATGCCCGAGATCTACAACGCCCTGCACGTCGAGGTCGCCGACCCGGCGCTCGCGGGCGAGAAGAAGACGCTGACCCTGGAGGTCGCCCAGCACCTGGGTGACGGCCTGGTCCGCGCGATCTCCATGCAGCCCACCGACGGCCTGGTCCGCCAGGCCCCGGTGATCGACACCGGCGCGGGCATCTCCGTCCCGGTCGGCGACTTCACCAAGGGCAAGGTGTTCAACACCCTCGGTGAGGTGCTGAACAGCGACGAGACCTTCGAGGGCGAGCGCTGGCCCATCCACCGCAAGGCCCCCGCGTTCGACCAGCTCGAGTCGAAGACCGAGATGTTCGAGACGGGCCTGAAGGTCGTCGACCTTCTCACCCCGTACGTCAAGGGCGGCAAGATCGGTCTGTTCGGTGGTGCCGGTGTCGGCAAGACCGTGCTGATCCAGGAAATGATCATGCGTGTCGCCAACCTCCACGAGGGCGTCTCCGTCTTCGCGGGCGTCGGCGAGCGCACCCGTGAGGGCAACGACCTCATCGCGGAGATGGAAGAGTCCGGCGTTCTGGACAAGACCGCCCTGGTCTTCGGTCAGATGGACGAGCCCCCGGGCACCCGTCTGCGCGTGGCCCTGGCCGGCCTGACGATGGCGGAGTACTTCCGTGACGTCCAGAAGCAGGACGTGCTGTTCTTCATCGACAACATCTTCCGCTTCACCCAGGCCGGTTCCGAGGTGTCGACCCTGCTCGGCCGTATGCCCTCCGCGGTGGGCTACCAGCCGAACCTGGCCGACGAGATGGGTGTCCTCCAGGAGCGCATCACCTCGACCCGTGGTCACTCGATCACCTCGATGCAGGCGATCTACGTCCCCGCGGACGACCTGACCGACCCGGCCCCGGCCACCACCTTCGCCCACCTCGACGCGACGACGGTTCTGTCCCGTCCGATCTCCGAGAAGGGCATCTACCCGGCCGTGGACCCGCTGGACTCCACGTCCCGGATCCTCGACCCGCGGTACATCTCGGCGGACCACTACAACGCCGCGATGCGCGTGAAGAACATCCTGCAGAAGTACAAGGACCTTCAGGACATCATCGCGATCCTCGGTATCGACGAGCTCGGCGAGGAGGACAAGCTCGTCGTCCACCGTGCCCGTCGCGTGGAGCGCTTCCTGTCCCAGAACACCCACGCCGCCAAGCAGTTCACCGGCGTGGACGGTTCGGACGTGCCGCTGGACGAGTCGATCGCCGCGTTCAACGCGATCTGCGACGGCGAGTACGACCACTTCCCGGAGCAGGCGTTCTTCATGTGCGGTGGTCTCGAGGACCTGAAGAAGAACGCGAAGGAGCTGGGCGTCTCCTGAGCCTCGCGCTCGACATAGGAGCCTCGTGCTCATGACGGAGGGGGCGGGCGCGTCCCGCCCCCTCCGTCACGCCTACTAGACTTGTAACCAACACCCGGCACTCCCGCCGGGTGGTGACCCGAGGAGCCACCCTTGGCTGCTGAGCTGCACGTCGCGCTGGTCGCGGCCGACCGTGAGGTCTGGTCCGGCCAGGCCACCCTGGTCGTCGCGCGCACCACGTCCGGCGACATCGGCGTCATGCCCGGTCACCAGCCGCTGCTCGGTGTGCTGGAGTCGGGCCCGGTGACCATCCGTACGAGTGATGGCGGGACGGTCGTCGCCGCGGTCCACGGCGGTTTCATCTCGTTCGCGGACGACAAGCTCTCGCTCCTGGCGGAGGTCGCGGAGCTGTCGGACGAGATCGATGTCCAGCGCGCGGAGCAGGAGCTCGAGCGTGCGAAGGCGGAGGACGACGCGGAGGCCCAGCGCCGCGCGGACGTCCGTCTGCGTGCGGCCACGGCGGCGCGCTGACTCCGCCCGCCGTGTGATGACGTCACTCAGCCGCGGCTGGGTACCGGAGAGATCCGGACCCAGCCGCGGCTGAGGCGGATGTGGGTGTTTTTTACGTTCCGTTACCTAGGAGACGAGGAGGTCGGTGTCGATGGTCCTCGCTCTGACTGTGTGCGGAATTGTCGTGGCTCTCGTGGTGGTGGGACTGTTCGTCTTCGGTCTGCGCCGCCGGCTCATCCAGCGCTCGGGCGGCACCTTCGACGCCAGCCTGCGCTGGGACGCCCCCGAGCAGGGCGACACCAACGGCAAGGGCTGGGCGTACGGGGTGGCCCGGTACAACGGCGACCGCGTCGAGTGGTTCCGTGTCTTCTCGTACTCGCCGCGCCCGCGCCGGATCCTGGAGCGTTCCGCGATCGAGGTGGTCGGCCGCCGGGTCCCGGAGGGCGAGGAGGAGCTGGCGCTGCTCTCCGACCATGTGATCCTCGCCTGTCTGCACCGGGGGACCCGGCTGGAGCTGGCCATGAGCGAGGACGCGCTGACCGGTTTCCTCGCGTGGCTGGAGGCGGCCCCGCCCGGTCAGCGCGTCAACGTTGCCTAGGTCGGTTCGTCAGTCGAGCCCCTTGTCGATGGCGGTCACCAGTTCACCGTTGCCGGTGTCGCCGCTGAACTCCCAGAAGAAGGCGCCGCCCAGGCCCTGGTTCTTTGCCCAGGTCATCTTTCCGGCGATCGTCGAGGGAGTGTCGTACGACCACCAGTTGCTGCCGCAGTGCGCGTACGCGGTGCCCGCGATCGTGCCGGTGGCCGGGCAGGAGTTCTTGAGGACCTTGTAGTCCTCGATGCCCGCCTCGTACGTACCGGGAGCCGCTCCGGTCGCCGTGCCGCCGGGGGCGGACTGGGTGACGCCGGTCCAGCCGCGGCCGTAGAAGCCGATGCCGAGCAGGAGCTTGGCGGACGGGACGCCCTTCGCCTTCAGCTTGGCGATCGCGGCGGCCGAGTTGAAGCCCGCCTGCGGGATCCCGGGATACGAGGTGAGCGGGGAGTGCGGGGCGGTCGGGCCGTCCTTGTCGAAGGCGCCGAAGTAGTCGTACGTCATCACGTTGTACCAGTCGAGGTACCGCGCGGCGCCGCCGTAGTCGGCCGCGTCGATCTTGCCGCCGTCGGAGGCGTCGGCCGTGATCGCGGCGGTGACCAGGTAGCCCGGGCCGAATTCGGCTCGCAGGGCCTTGGACAGGGTGGTGAACGCGGCCGGGCCCGAAGTGTCGCAGGTCAGGCCGCAGGCGTTCGGGTACTCCCAGTCGATGTCGATGCCGTCGAAGACGTCGGCCCAGCGCGGGTCCTCCACGACGGCCTTGCAGGACTTGGCGAAGGCGGCCGCGTTCTGCGCTGCCTGGCCGAAGCCGCCGGAGTAGGTCCAGCCGCCGAACGAGTACAGCACCTTGATGTGCGGGTACTTCGCCTTGAGCTGGCGGAGCTGGTTGAAGTTGCCGCGCAGCGGCTGGTCCCAGGTGTCGGCGGTGCCACTCACGGACTGGTCGGCGGTGTAGGCCTTGTCGTAGGCGGCGTAGGTGTCGTCGACCGTGCACTGGCCGTTCTTGACGTTGCCGAAGGCGTAGTTGATGTGCGTGATCTTCGACGCCGAGCCCGAGGTCACCAGGTTCTTGACGTGGTAGTTGCGGCCGTAGACGCCCCACTCGGTGAAGTAGCCGAGCTTGATCTTGTCGCCGGTGGGCGGGGGCTCCTCGGAGCCGCCGGTGGTGCGGACCTTCACCGCGCCGCTGACCGGGCCGGTCTGGTCGGCGGTGTCGCGGGCCTGGACGGTGTAGGAGTAGTCGGTGCCGGCGGTCAGGCCGGTGTTCGTGTACGACGTGGTCGTCACCGTGGCGACCTTCGTGCCGTCGCGCAGGACGTCGTAGTTCTTGACACCCTTGTCGTCGGTGGCTGCGGACCAGGTCAGCTTCACCGAGGTGTCGGTGATGCCGGAGGCGGTGGGGGTGCCGGGTGCGGAGGGCGGGGCGTCGCCGGGGACGCTGCCGCCGTCGCAGCTGCCGCCGTTGAGCTTGCAGTTCGCGGGGGAGCCGGAGCCGCTGCCGTTGAAGCCGAAGGAGACGGAGGCGCCGGGGGTGAGGGTACCGTTCCAGGACTTGTTCTTCGCGGTCCAGTGGGTGCCGGAGGAGGTGACGTCGGCGTCCCAGGCGGATGTGACGGAGGTGCCGGAGGGGAAGTCCCACTCGACGGTCCAGGAGCTGAGGGTCGTGGTGCCGGTGTTCTTCACCGTCCACGTGCCTTCGAAGCCGGAGCCCCAGTCCTGCGTCTTGGTGTAGCTCGCGGTGGCGGATGTCGCGGCCTGGGCCGGGCTCGCGAGGCCGACGAGAGCGGCCAGCGGGAGCAACAGGGTCGCGAACCCTGCTGTGGCTCTGTGTCTGAAGCGCATGCTGCGCCTCCTCGATGGAGTTGTGGGGGGCGTGACTGAGCCTCACGCCACTCGTGGTGCGGTGAGGATAGGAAGGTCTGGACCACCGGTCAATAGGTCTGGACCACCACGCCGTGGCCGGGTCAGATCCCCAACTCCTGCGCCAGGACGGCCGCTTGCACCCGGCTGCGCAGCTCCAGCTTCCCCAGCAGGCGGCTGACATGCGTCTTCACCGTCGCCTCGGCCATGTCGAGACGTTCGGCGATGCCCGCGTTGGACAGGCCCTCGCCGAGGCAGGACAGCACCTCGCGCTCACGCCGGGTCAGCCGGTCGAGGACGGCCGGGTCGGCCGTCGGCTCCCGTGCCGGCTTCGCCGCGAACTCCTCGATCAGCCGCCGGGTGACCGCCGGGGCGATGAGCCCCTCCCCGCGCGCGACCGTCCGTACGGCCTCCAGCAGCTCCTTCGCCTCGGTGTGCTTCAGCAGGAAGCCGGAAGCGCCCGCCCGCAGCGCTCCGAAGACGTACTCGTCGAGATCGAAGGTGGTCAGCACCAGCACATCGGCGAGCCGTTCCGCCACGACCTGCCGGGTCGCCGACACTCCGTCCAGCCGCGGCATCTGAATGTCCATCAGCACCAGGTCCGGCCGCAGCTCGCGGGCCAGTGCCACCGCCTGCTCGCCGTCCGCCGCCTCGCCGACCACCTCGATGTCGGGCGCGCTGCGCAGGATGAGGACCAGCCCTGCGCGGACGGCGGACTGGTCCTCGGCGACCAGGACGCGGATCATGCGGTGTCTCCTTCGACGGTCTCGTGCACGGGCAGGGTGGCGCGTACGGCCCAGATGTTGCCGTCGGGCGAGTCCTCGGGACCGGCCTCGAAGGTGCCGTCCAGCAGCGCGGCGCGTTCCCGCATGCCGACCAGCCCGGCACCCGAGCCGGGGGCGCCGGGTCCGTCCCGGTCACCGTACGGGCTGGTCACCGCGACGGTCAGCACGCCGTCCCGCTGGGCCAGGGACACGGTGACCTGTCCGGGCCCGGCGTGCTTGAGGGCGTTGGTGAGGGATTCCTGGACGATGCGATAGGCGGCGAGCGCGACGGGCGCGGGGGCCGTGCCGTGAGCGGTGTCCAGCGTGACGTCGAGGCCGTTGGCGCGGGCGCCCTCGACCAGGGCGCCGAGTCCGTCGAGGGTGGGAGCGGCGACAGGCTCGACGTCACCGCTGGAGTCACGGAGGATCCCGATCAGCCGGCGCATCTCCGCGAGCCCCTCGACGCTGTTCTCGCGGATCACGGCCAGGGCGTCCTGGGAGGTCTTCGGGTCGTCCAGGGAGAGCGCGGCCGTGGAGTGGATGGCGATCGCCGACAGGTGGTTGGCGACCATGTCATGCAGTTCGCGGGCCATCCGGGCGCGTTCGGCGGTGACGGCCTGGGTACGGTCCATCTCGGCGAGCAGCGCGGTCTGCTCGGCGCGCAGCCGGGCCGCCTCGGCGGCGTCGCGGTGGTTGCGGACGATCAGGCCGGTGGCGGCGGGCGCGAAGGCCACCAAGCCGACGACCACGCCGAGCAGCAGTGCCTCGGGCTCGCGCCACACCGCGAACGGCACCACGGTCCCGGCCACCGACAGCAGCCCGGTGATCCTGGGGATGCGGTGGGCCGAGGCGGGCGGGCCGTACAGGACGGCCGCGTACATGAGATCGGTGTACATCAGGACCGTGACCAGGTTGCCCTGCGTGACGGTGTCCAGGGCGAGCGTCGCCGTGCCGATCAGCAGGGCGGCGCGCGGGGCGGTCCGGCGCAGCAGCTCGCAGCCGGACATGACGAGCAGCGGCAGCAGGACCGGCCAGCGGCCGGGCAGCAGCACGTACGCCTCGGTGTGCGGACGGGTGGCCAGACCGACGCCCCAGAGCAGCAGCCCGCCGAGCAGGCCGCCGAGCGCGACCCGGACGTCGAAACGGCGTGGGCGGGTCAGTCGTACGGCCATGGCACCATCCAACACGGCCGTCGCGCCGTGTGCGTGGATCCCGCGAAGGGTCCCCCGCTGCATCTTTCGATGTACCGCGGGTTCGTCAGTCGCGACGACGATTCGGGCCGCTGCGCACGGGAGCCTGAAGAGGTGACCGAGAGGAGCGAACCGTGATCGTCGCCTTGATCGCCGCCTGTGAGATCGGCTTCTGGGTGCTGCTGGCGGCCGGGCTGGCCTTCCGCTACCTGCTGCGCATGCCGCGTACGGGGCTGGCGCTGCTGTTGTGCGAGCCGCTGCTGGAGGTCGTCCTGCTGGTCGCCACCGCGCTGGACCTGAAGAACGGCGCCGAGCCGAACTGGACGCACGGGCTGGCCGCGCTGTACATCGGCTACACCGTTGGGCACGGTCACCGCACGGTGAAGTGGCTGGACGGCCACGCGGCCCACCGCTTCGGCGGCGCACCGCCGCCGCTGAAGCCCCCGCGATACGGCATGGCCCGTGCGCGTCACGAGGGCAAGGTCTGGCTGGGCACCCTGACCGGCGCCGCCGTCGCGACCGCGCTGCTCCAGCTCGCCATCTGGTACGTGGACGACCCGAGCCGCGTCACCTCCCTGGAGAGCTGGCGCTACGCGGCCTGGCGGGCGGCCGGCATCCACGGCCTGGTAGCCCTGAGCTATGCGATCTGGCCGCGGAAGGCGCCCGCGGGGGAGTCCGAGGTGACGCGGGAGAAGGAGAAGGCGCATCGATGAGCAAGGCGCGCGGAAACCTGGTGGAAGGTGCCTTCACCTTCGTGATCGGCCTGGGGCTGTTGCTGTTCACCGGTGACGTGGAGTTCCCCGTCTTCACCCTCACGAAGGTCGGCATCGTGATGATGTGCGTCGGCGGCGTGCTGGTCGCCGCCGGGCTGTGGCAGGAGGCCCGCAGTAAGACCTAGCGCTCCCCGCCCGGCACCCACAGCACGTCTCCGACCTCCTTGTTCGCCGTCCTCGCGAGGATGAACAGGAGGTCGGAGAGGCGGTTGAGGTAGGTCGCCGTCAGGGGGTTCATCACCTCGCCGTGCACCTCCAGCGCCGCCCAGGTCGAGCGCTCCGCCCGGCGTACGACCGTGCAGGCCTGGTGGAGCAGGGCCGCGCCCGGGGTGCCGCCGGGGAGGATGAAGGAGCGGAGCTTCTCCAGATACTCGTTGAATCGGTCGCAGTCCGCCTCCAGCTTGTCGATGTAGAACTGCTCGACCCGCAGGGGCGGGAACTCCGGGTTCTCCACCACCGGAGTCGACAGATCCGCACCCACGTCGAACAGGTCGTTCTGTACGCGGGTGAGAACCTTGACGATCTCCTCGTCCAGGCCGCCCAGCGCGATCGCCGTGCCGATCACCGCGTTCGCCTCGTTGGCATCGGCGTACGCGGCGATCCGCAGGTCGGTCTTGGCGACCCGGCTCATGTCGCCGAGGGCGGTCGTGCCCTGGTCGCCGGTCCTGGTGTAGATGCGCGTCAGATTGACCATATGGCCAGCGTAGTTAGCGGCGATCTTGCGGGAAAGTCCCGGCGTTCACGTCGTACAAGGCTGTCAAGCACGGCCGCACCTTCGTCAAGGTGGGCCGTGCTTTCCCGTCCTCCCAGGTCTGCTCGGTTTGCGGGTTCCGGGACGGTCCCAAGGCCCTGCACGTCCGGGAATGGACGTGCGGCGGATGCGGCACCGTGCCCGACCGTGACCACAACGCAGCCCGCAACGTCCTCTTCGAAGGACGCCGAATCGTCGCCGCCGGACGGGCAGAGACGCAAAACGCCTGTGGAGCGCCGGTAGGACGGGCACACGTGCCCGCACAGCGCGGTGAAGCAGGAAGCCCCGGGAAGGGTCAGCCGACCCAGGCCGGACTCCCCGGACTCTAGGCGGCCAGGGAGCACGTCAAGCACCGGCCGTTCGGAACACGCGTGTGCCCACTGTCACGGACAGGGCCGTGAGGCCGACGGCCACCAGGGCGCCGTACAGCATGTGTGCCGTGGCGTAGGAGCCGACGTAGGCGTCCCGGACGGCGTCGACCAGATAGCGGAACGGCATGAGGTGGGAGAGGACATCCAGCCAGGCCGGGCCCAGGGTCATCGGGAGCATCAGCCCGGACAGCAGCATCGACGGCATGGTCAGCGCGTTGATCGCCGGGCCGAAGCTCTGCGGGGTGTCCAGCTTCATCGCCAGCGCGTACGACAGCGCGGCCAGTGAGAGTGAGAGCAGGGCGACGAACGCGAAGCCGATCAGGACGCCGGCCAGCGGTGCCCGCAGGCCCATCGCCACCGCCGCCAGCACCAGCAGCACGGCCTGGAAGACGAACACCGTGGCGTCCCGCAGCACCCGGCCGAGCAGCAGGGCCAGTCGGCTGACAGGGGTGACGCGCATGCGCTCGACCACGCCCTGGCCCTTTTCGATGATGATCGAGAAGCCGGCGAAGGACGCCCCGAACAGACCGAGTTGGAGCAGCAGGCCGGGGACGAGCACCTGCCAGGAGCTGCC encodes the following:
- a CDS encoding DUF5708 family protein, coding for MSKARGNLVEGAFTFVIGLGLLLFTGDVEFPVFTLTKVGIVMMCVGGVLVAAGLWQEARSKT
- a CDS encoding cob(I)yrinic acid a,c-diamide adenosyltransferase; protein product: MVNLTRIYTRTGDQGTTALGDMSRVAKTDLRIAAYADANEANAVIGTAIALGGLDEEIVKVLTRVQNDLFDVGADLSTPVVENPEFPPLRVEQFYIDKLEADCDRFNEYLEKLRSFILPGGTPGAALLHQACTVVRRAERSTWAALEVHGEVMNPLTATYLNRLSDLLFILARTANKEVGDVLWVPGGER
- a CDS encoding ABC transporter permease produces the protein MLSHDTALVYGRYLRQSLRSRFALLFGVLMPLLYLLFFGPLPTDLPLGERGSSWQVLVPGLLLQLGLFGASFAGFSIIIEKGQGVVERMRVTPVSRLALLLGRVLRDATVFVFQAVLLVLAAVAMGLRAPLAGVLIGFAFVALLSLSLAALSYALAMKLDTPQSFGPAINALTMPSMLLSGLMLPMTLGPAWLDVLSHLMPFRYLVDAVRDAYVGSYATAHMLYGALVAVGLTALSVTVGTRVFRTAGA